In Capsicum annuum cultivar UCD-10X-F1 chromosome 11, UCD10Xv1.1, whole genome shotgun sequence, one genomic interval encodes:
- the LOC124888937 gene encoding uncharacterized protein LOC124888937, whose protein sequence is MAKNAAFESLYTTLDNKCRDKKLYMLAKVRERKTLDQEYVKCIKDVDGKVLVKKDHIRKRWQSSFHKLLIERTNTSILLGDLKHSERFCDYGYCRCIRVDEVKGDIRRMRRGRSTIDAIHLVRRLVEQYRERKKDLQIVFIDLKKDYDKVSMEVLWSCVEARGIPIVYVRVSRDINDGSKTQTLDFTSQFCIFALKLYIFCCKFFSGTMSLIGQLLIS, encoded by the exons ATGGCTAAGAATGCTGCTTTCGAGAGTTTATACACTACCTTAGATAATAAATGtagggataaaaagttgtacatGCTAGCCAAGGTTAGGGAGAGGAAGACTCTGGACCAGGAGTAtgtgaagtgtattaaggatgTGGATGGCAAAGTTTTGGTGAAAAAGGatcatattagaaaaagatgGCAGTCTTCCTTCCATAAGCTCCTGATtgaaagaacgaatactagcattttGTTAGGGGATTTGAAGCATTCCGAGAGGTTTtgcgattatggttattgtaggtgcattagggttgatgaggtgaaaGGGGATATTCGTAGGATGCGTAGAG GGCGCTCGACTATTGATGCCATCCATCTCGTTaggagactggtggagcagtatagggaaaggaagaaggatttgcaaATCGTGTTTATTGACTTAAAGAAAGACTATGATAAAGTTTCCATGGAGGTTCTTTGGAGCTGTGTTGAAGCTAGAGGCATACCCATAGTGTATGTTAGGGTGAGTAGGGATATAAATGATGGATCCAAGACTCAG ACCTTAGACTTCACTAGTCAGTTCTGCATTTTTGCCCTTAAGCTTTACATTTTCTGCTGCAAGTTCTTCAGTGGCACCATGTCACTTATAGGGCAACTTCTGATTTCGTAA